A window from Sinorhizobium fredii encodes these proteins:
- a CDS encoding transglutaminase-like cysteine peptidase yields the protein MAFWTGVKAGVAGFCAFFISASMAVPAQSGSTPWMQTGSATSQPIGHFEFCQKNRSECGVRSRAGAPPRVTASGWAVIRQVNAAVNREISPVTDQELLGRDEVWSYPKGRGDCEDFALEKRRRLMQRGFAAGNLLLTVVRKPDGEGHAVLTVRTAQGDFILDNLDNGVKLWTNTHYRFLKRQASSNSGRWVTIDNSAEVLVGSVGN from the coding sequence ATGGCATTTTGGACCGGGGTAAAGGCAGGCGTCGCGGGATTCTGCGCATTTTTCATTTCGGCAAGCATGGCGGTTCCCGCTCAGTCGGGATCCACTCCCTGGATGCAGACCGGCTCTGCAACCTCGCAGCCAATCGGGCATTTCGAATTCTGTCAGAAGAACAGAAGCGAATGCGGCGTCCGGTCTCGGGCGGGCGCGCCGCCGCGCGTCACGGCGAGCGGCTGGGCGGTCATCCGGCAGGTGAACGCAGCCGTCAACCGCGAGATCTCGCCGGTCACCGACCAGGAGCTTCTCGGCCGCGACGAGGTCTGGTCCTATCCGAAGGGCCGGGGCGACTGCGAGGATTTCGCGCTTGAAAAGCGCCGGCGCCTGATGCAGCGCGGCTTCGCGGCCGGCAATCTGCTGTTGACGGTAGTGCGCAAGCCCGACGGCGAGGGTCATGCCGTTCTGACGGTGCGCACCGCCCAGGGCGATTTTATCCTCGACAATCTCGACAACGGCGTGAAGCTCTGGACCAACACGCACTACCGCTTCCTGAAGCGCCAGGCTTCGAGCAATAGCGGCCGCTGGGTGACGATCGACAACAGCGCCGAGGTGCTGGTCGGTTCGGTCGGCAACTGA
- a CDS encoding nuclear transport factor 2 family protein, with protein MSDEQAISAVIHLYVDGMAFANEAALRKAFHPSASIVGNYQDSVEWLTRDAFIAAVSKEGSAPPETQPLMEVELIHITGDAASVKVIDEFGGARYTDYLSLLKVDGRWLIVNKVWHRHA; from the coding sequence ATGTCCGATGAGCAGGCCATCAGCGCGGTCATCCATCTCTATGTCGACGGCATGGCTTTCGCCAATGAGGCGGCGCTGCGTAAGGCATTTCACCCGAGCGCCTCGATCGTTGGCAATTACCAAGACTCGGTCGAATGGCTCACACGCGATGCCTTCATTGCCGCCGTTTCCAAGGAAGGCTCGGCACCGCCGGAAACGCAGCCCCTGATGGAGGTGGAGTTGATCCACATCACCGGCGACGCCGCGAGCGTGAAGGTCATCGATGAATTCGGCGGCGCGCGCTATACGGACTACCTGTCGCTGCTGAAGGTCGACGGCCGCTGGCTGATCGTCAACAAGGTCTGGCATCGCCACGCATAA
- a CDS encoding aldo/keto reductase, translated as MVMRRLGRTGLSIAPLVFGGNVFGWTADEKTSFALLDTFFDSGFNAVDTADVYSSWVPGNRGGESETIIGKWLKQSRRPRDRAVIVTKVGSDLGPGRKGLSRRWILQAVEESLKRLQTDHIDLYLSHWPDPEVPNEETLAAYDALLTQGKVRAIGASNLDAGQLGDALAVAKAKDLPRYDVLQPEYNLYDRAAYDGPLRDLCIAEEIGVITYFSLARGFLSGKYRSHKDLEGTARGGGVEKYLDGRGMRILGVLDEIAEETGAKQAEIALAWIIARDGVTAPIASATNLDQLVSLVRSAHLKLSEEAIQRLNDVSQ; from the coding sequence ATGGTAATGCGCAGACTTGGCCGTACGGGTCTTTCCATTGCCCCGCTGGTCTTCGGCGGCAATGTGTTCGGCTGGACGGCGGACGAGAAAACCTCCTTCGCCCTCCTCGATACCTTTTTCGATTCGGGCTTCAATGCCGTCGATACGGCGGATGTCTATTCCTCCTGGGTGCCCGGAAACCGGGGCGGCGAGTCCGAGACGATCATCGGCAAGTGGCTGAAGCAATCCAGACGCCCGCGCGACCGGGCCGTCATCGTCACCAAGGTCGGCTCCGACCTCGGACCCGGACGCAAGGGACTCTCGCGCCGCTGGATCCTGCAGGCGGTCGAAGAGTCGCTGAAGCGCCTGCAGACCGACCATATCGACCTTTACTTGTCGCACTGGCCCGATCCGGAAGTGCCCAATGAGGAGACGCTCGCCGCCTATGACGCGCTCCTCACCCAGGGCAAGGTGCGGGCGATCGGCGCCTCGAACCTCGATGCAGGGCAACTCGGCGACGCTCTCGCCGTCGCGAAGGCGAAGGACCTGCCGCGCTATGACGTTTTGCAGCCGGAATACAATCTCTACGATCGGGCCGCCTATGACGGACCGCTGCGCGACCTCTGCATCGCCGAGGAGATCGGCGTAATCACCTATTTCAGCCTCGCCCGGGGCTTTCTTTCCGGCAAGTACCGCTCGCACAAGGATCTTGAAGGGACTGCGCGCGGTGGCGGGGTCGAAAAATATCTGGACGGGCGCGGCATGCGCATTCTCGGCGTGCTCGACGAGATCGCCGAGGAGACCGGCGCGAAACAGGCGGAGATCGCCCTTGCCTGGATCATCGCCCGCGACGGCGTCACCGCGCCGATCGCCAGCGCCACGAATCTCGATCAGCTGGTAAGCCTCGTGAGATCGGCGCATCTCAAGCTCTCGGAGGAGGCGATCCAGCGGCTGAACGATGTGAGCCAGTAA
- a CDS encoding sensor histidine kinase, translating into MMRSLRLRLAVGAVIAIGLVLLVAWLSLTRLFTDHVVGRYRSEMMTTVDTLAAELAVRDGKLMLTGEPADPRFDLPNGGRYWQISPIDGSDILRSRSLWDVSIDADAPPSPHYEGFTTSEGPDGRLMLVHSQTLSLGEDARPVRFVASAAFPQRELDEALGDFQAPLRLMLLATAGVLAAAAFFQNAIGLVPLRRLSERAAAVRAGRERDFGTSGPSEVQPLVSEINLLLKEREVAVERARARASDLAHGLKTPLTVLAQLADRLPPEDRALALRQVELARQRADRQLQAARMGVERMATTSVMGLGGKLVSVLRPVTAERNVAWEVSIDSSLSLDVDPADLAECLGNLLDNAAKWARSFIRFSARRANDAITIVIEDDGPGIAEQDREAILKRGARIDSSDEREPEGTGLGLAISADIADAYGASLTIDQSDLGGLRARLTFPVRVVRRPWRDPV; encoded by the coding sequence ATGATGCGCTCGCTGCGGCTGCGACTGGCGGTCGGAGCGGTGATCGCGATCGGCCTCGTGCTGCTCGTTGCATGGCTTTCCCTGACGCGGCTGTTCACCGACCACGTGGTCGGGCGCTACCGCAGCGAGATGATGACGACCGTCGACACGCTCGCCGCCGAACTCGCCGTGCGGGACGGCAAGCTGATGCTCACCGGAGAGCCGGCCGATCCGCGTTTCGACCTGCCGAACGGCGGCCGCTATTGGCAGATCTCGCCCATCGACGGCAGCGACATCTTGCGGTCGCGCTCGCTTTGGGACGTATCGATCGATGCCGACGCGCCGCCCAGCCCGCACTATGAGGGGTTTACCACCAGCGAGGGTCCCGACGGTCGTCTGATGCTGGTGCACAGCCAAACGCTGTCGCTCGGCGAGGATGCCCGGCCGGTCCGCTTCGTCGCGTCGGCGGCGTTTCCGCAGCGGGAACTGGACGAGGCGCTGGGGGATTTCCAGGCGCCGCTGCGGCTGATGCTGCTTGCCACCGCCGGGGTCCTTGCCGCCGCCGCCTTTTTCCAGAATGCCATAGGGCTCGTACCGCTCCGCCGCCTCAGCGAGCGGGCGGCCGCAGTGCGCGCCGGCCGCGAACGGGATTTCGGGACCTCCGGCCCGAGCGAAGTGCAGCCGCTGGTCAGCGAGATCAATCTCCTCCTCAAGGAACGCGAAGTGGCGGTCGAGCGCGCGCGTGCCCGGGCCAGCGATCTCGCCCATGGCCTTAAGACGCCGCTGACGGTGCTCGCGCAGCTTGCCGACCGGCTTCCGCCCGAGGATCGCGCCCTTGCGCTCAGACAGGTGGAACTCGCCCGTCAGCGGGCCGACCGGCAGCTGCAGGCCGCGCGCATGGGCGTCGAGCGGATGGCGACGACGTCGGTCATGGGCCTTGGCGGCAAGCTCGTCAGCGTCCTTCGTCCGGTCACCGCCGAGCGGAATGTCGCCTGGGAGGTCTCGATCGACAGCTCGCTTTCTCTCGACGTCGATCCGGCCGACCTCGCCGAGTGCCTCGGCAATCTCCTCGATAACGCCGCCAAATGGGCCCGTTCCTTCATCCGCTTCTCGGCACGCCGGGCGAACGACGCGATTACCATCGTGATTGAGGACGACGGGCCCGGCATTGCCGAGCAGGACCGCGAGGCGATCCTCAAACGCGGCGCGCGAATCGACAGCAGCGACGAACGAGAGCCGGAAGGCACCGGGCTGGGTCTGGCGATCAGTGCGGATATCGCCGACGCCTACGGCGCCTCCTTGACCATCGATCAATCTGATCTAGGAGGGCTGAGAGCGCGGCTGACCTTTCCTGTCAGGGTCGTGCGGCGTCCGTGGCGCGATCCCGTCTGA
- a CDS encoding alpha/beta hydrolase, producing the protein MPAMPAETEVTHVKVGAEASARNIAVRIFRAELPSNRPALVWLGGYRSDMTGTKALEVERHAQAIGTDCVRFDYSGHGASGGDFKEGTISRWLEESLAVVDHAVAGRMILIGSSMGAWVALRLIEELRARGEGKRIAGLVLIAPAPDFTAELIEPNLSPAERASLAERGYFEEPSEYSPEPNVFTRALIEDGRENRVLKGPIATGCPVHILQGMRDPDVPYTHALKLMEHMPADDVVMTLIRDGDHRLSREEDVFKLKQAISAMLAKA; encoded by the coding sequence ATGCCAGCCATGCCGGCCGAAACCGAAGTCACGCATGTAAAGGTGGGCGCGGAAGCCTCGGCGCGCAACATCGCCGTGCGGATTTTCCGCGCCGAACTCCCCTCAAACCGCCCGGCGCTCGTCTGGCTCGGCGGCTACCGGTCCGACATGACCGGCACGAAGGCGCTCGAAGTCGAACGCCATGCGCAAGCGATCGGAACGGACTGCGTCCGCTTCGACTATTCCGGCCACGGCGCTTCCGGCGGCGACTTCAAGGAAGGCACGATCTCGCGCTGGCTCGAGGAAAGCCTTGCCGTCGTCGATCACGCGGTCGCCGGGCGCATGATCCTGATCGGCTCCTCCATGGGCGCATGGGTGGCACTGCGCCTCATCGAAGAGCTGAGAGCACGCGGTGAGGGGAAGCGCATCGCCGGCCTGGTGCTGATCGCCCCTGCCCCCGACTTCACCGCTGAGCTGATCGAGCCCAACCTGTCGCCGGCCGAACGGGCTTCGCTCGCCGAACGCGGCTATTTCGAGGAGCCGTCGGAATATAGCCCGGAGCCGAATGTCTTCACCCGCGCCCTGATCGAGGACGGGCGGGAAAATCGGGTCCTTAAAGGGCCGATCGCGACCGGCTGCCCGGTGCATATTCTCCAGGGGATGCGCGATCCCGATGTGCCCTATACGCATGCGCTGAAGCTCATGGAGCACATGCCGGCGGACGATGTCGTCATGACCCTCATTCGCGACGGCGACCACCGGTTGTCGCGCGAGGAAGACGTCTTCAAACTGAAACAGGCGATCAGCGCCATGCTCGCCAAGGCCTAA
- the rplT gene encoding 50S ribosomal protein L20, with protein sequence MARVKRGVTAHAKHKKTLKAAKGFYGRRKNTIRAAKAAVDRSKQYAYRDRKVNKRNFRALWIQRINAAVREFGLTYGRFIDGLNKAGIEVDRKVLSDMAIHEPAAFGALVEASKKALAYLKEAGTANEFESAVR encoded by the coding sequence ATGGCACGTGTAAAACGCGGCGTTACCGCCCACGCCAAGCACAAGAAGACGCTGAAGGCCGCCAAGGGTTTCTACGGCCGCCGTAAGAACACGATCCGCGCCGCCAAGGCAGCGGTCGACCGTTCCAAGCAGTACGCCTATCGCGACCGCAAGGTTAACAAGCGCAACTTCCGCGCCCTCTGGATCCAGCGCATCAACGCTGCTGTCCGTGAATTCGGTTTGACCTACGGCCGCTTCATCGACGGCCTGAACAAGGCTGGCATCGAAGTAGACCGCAAGGTTCTGTCCGACATGGCGATTCATGAGCCGGCAGCATTCGGCGCGCTCGTCGAGGCTTCCAAGAAGGCGCTCGCCTATCTCAAGGAAGCCGGCACGGCAAACGAGTTTGAGAGCGCTGTCCGTTAA
- the pheS gene encoding phenylalanine--tRNA ligase subunit alpha — protein MSELETLERTLLAEIDAAADEGAIEALRVGALGKKGSISELLKTLGTMSPEERQTRGARINALKNIVTEAISARKSALKDAAIAERLARETVDISLPVRSSPAERGRIHPISQIVDEITAIFGDMGFSIAEGPDIETDYYNFTALNFPEGHPAREMHDTFFFQPDEKGERKVLRTHTSPVQIRTMEAQKPPIRIIIPGKTYRQDSDATHSPMFHQVEGLVIDKAANVANMRWVLEEFCKAFFEVDQVTMRFRPSFFPFTEPSFEVDIQCDRSGPIVKFGEGKDWMEILGCGMVHPNVLRAGGLDPDEYQGFAWGMGLDRIAMLKYGMPDLRDFFNADVRWMTHYGFRPLDMPTLFGGLSA, from the coding sequence ATGAGCGAACTGGAAACATTGGAACGGACATTGCTGGCGGAAATCGATGCCGCCGCCGACGAGGGGGCGATCGAGGCGTTGCGCGTCGGTGCCCTCGGCAAGAAGGGTTCGATCTCGGAGCTTCTGAAGACGCTCGGCACGATGAGCCCGGAGGAGCGGCAGACCCGCGGCGCCCGCATCAACGCGCTGAAAAACATCGTCACAGAGGCGATTTCGGCCCGTAAGTCAGCGCTGAAGGATGCGGCGATCGCCGAGCGGCTGGCGCGCGAGACGGTCGATATCAGCCTGCCGGTTCGCTCCTCGCCGGCCGAGCGCGGCCGCATCCATCCGATCAGCCAGATCGTCGACGAGATCACCGCGATTTTCGGCGACATGGGCTTCTCGATCGCCGAGGGGCCCGACATCGAGACGGACTATTACAATTTCACCGCGCTCAATTTCCCCGAGGGCCATCCGGCCCGCGAGATGCACGACACGTTCTTCTTCCAGCCGGACGAGAAGGGAGAACGCAAGGTGCTGCGGACGCACACATCGCCGGTGCAAATTCGCACGATGGAGGCTCAGAAGCCGCCGATCCGCATCATCATTCCGGGCAAGACCTATCGCCAGGATTCCGACGCCACCCATTCGCCGATGTTCCATCAGGTCGAAGGCCTGGTGATCGACAAGGCGGCGAACGTCGCAAACATGCGCTGGGTGCTGGAGGAATTCTGCAAGGCGTTCTTCGAGGTCGATCAGGTGACGATGCGCTTCCGGCCGTCCTTCTTCCCCTTCACCGAGCCGTCCTTCGAGGTCGATATCCAGTGCGATCGCTCCGGCCCGATCGTCAAGTTCGGCGAAGGCAAGGACTGGATGGAGATCCTCGGCTGCGGCATGGTGCACCCGAACGTGCTGCGCGCCGGCGGCCTCGATCCGGACGAGTACCAGGGTTTTGCCTGGGGTATGGGCCTCGATCGTATCGCCATGCTGAAATACGGCATGCCGGACCTGCGCGACTTCTTCAACGCCGATGTCCGCTGGATGACCCATTACGGCTTCCGGCCGCTCGACATGCCGACGCTGTTCGGCGGTCTCTCTGCTTAA
- the infC gene encoding translation initiation factor IF-3: MRRPFKADAPVKEGPRANKEIRVPRVQLIDAEGQNMGNVPIDQALRMAEEAGLDLVEIAPNSEPPVCKILDLGKLKYANQKKAAEARKKQKIVEIKEIKMRPNIDTHDYEVKMKAMNRFFEEGDKVKVTLKFRGREMAHQELGMKLLLQVKDDTQAIAKVEAEPKLEGRQMMMVLAPK, encoded by the coding sequence ATTCGCAGACCGTTCAAAGCGGACGCCCCAGTCAAGGAAGGCCCGCGCGCAAACAAGGAAATCCGGGTTCCCCGGGTTCAGCTCATCGACGCCGAAGGCCAGAACATGGGCAACGTGCCGATCGACCAGGCGCTCCGCATGGCGGAAGAGGCCGGTCTTGATCTGGTGGAGATCGCACCGAATTCCGAACCGCCGGTGTGCAAGATTCTCGATCTTGGCAAGTTGAAATACGCCAACCAGAAGAAGGCGGCCGAGGCGCGCAAGAAGCAGAAGATCGTCGAGATCAAGGAAATCAAGATGCGCCCGAACATCGACACCCATGATTACGAGGTGAAGATGAAGGCGATGAACCGCTTCTTCGAAGAGGGCGACAAGGTCAAGGTGACGCTGAAGTTCCGCGGCCGCGAAATGGCCCACCAGGAGCTCGGCATGAAGCTTCTGCTGCAGGTCAAGGACGATACGCAGGCGATCGCCAAGGTCGAAGCCGAGCCGAAGCTCGAGGGCCGCCAGATGATGATGGTGCTCGCGCCGAAGTAA
- a CDS encoding ferritin-like domain-containing protein — MPKEKTMDDLFYDALKDIYYAERKILKALPKMARAAQAQELKAAFEKHREQTETHVERLQQVFELIGKRATGKTCEAIEGIIAEGEEIMDEFKGTQALDAGLISAAQSVEHYEIARYGTLKTWAQTIGLKDAVPLLDATLKEEVVTDQDLTKLATAKANRKAA; from the coding sequence ATGCCCAAGGAAAAGACAATGGACGATCTGTTCTACGACGCGCTCAAGGACATCTACTATGCCGAGCGCAAGATCCTGAAGGCTCTGCCGAAGATGGCGCGTGCCGCGCAAGCACAGGAGCTCAAGGCAGCCTTCGAAAAGCACCGCGAACAGACGGAAACCCATGTCGAGCGGCTGCAGCAGGTCTTTGAGTTGATCGGCAAGCGCGCGACAGGCAAAACCTGCGAAGCGATCGAAGGTATCATTGCAGAGGGCGAGGAAATCATGGACGAGTTCAAGGGCACGCAGGCACTTGATGCCGGCCTGATCTCCGCCGCGCAATCCGTCGAGCACTACGAGATCGCTCGCTACGGCACCCTGAAGACATGGGCACAGACCATCGGCCTCAAGGATGCGGTCCCGCTTCTCGACGCAACGCTGAAGGAAGAAGTCGTCACCGACCAGGACCTGACGAAGCTTGCGACGGCGAAAGCGAACAGGAAGGCCGCCTGA
- the rpmI gene encoding 50S ribosomal protein L35: protein MPKMKTKSSAKKRFKVTATGKVRAAAAGKRHGMIKRTNKFIRDARGTMVLAEPDGKKVVKNYLPNGL, encoded by the coding sequence ATGCCCAAGATGAAGACGAAGTCGTCTGCCAAGAAGCGGTTCAAGGTAACCGCGACCGGCAAGGTGCGCGCTGCCGCTGCCGGCAAGCGCCACGGCATGATCAAGCGTACCAACAAGTTCATTCGCGACGCGCGCGGGACCATGGTTCTCGCCGAGCCTGATGGCAAGAAGGTCGTCAAGAACTACCTGCCGAACGGTCTCTGA
- a CDS encoding PepSY domain-containing protein: MRDHICLERAAPPRPASLMRRSLAAFVCWSVASCVLPLSASGAALAEDGKDSRDTSDTGGSGDTGTRGDRSTAAPENDRTRETRSQEDARDAVARGEILPLSKLLALVDRDLYGMVIAVELVRYMGSDVYRLRTRDGTGVIRDLGIDARTGRFVNF, translated from the coding sequence ATGAGAGACCATATCTGCCTGGAGCGCGCTGCGCCGCCCCGTCCCGCTTCGCTCATGCGCCGGAGTCTGGCCGCATTCGTTTGCTGGTCGGTCGCCTCCTGTGTCCTGCCGTTGTCCGCGAGCGGTGCCGCTTTGGCCGAGGACGGAAAGGACAGCCGCGACACCTCGGATACCGGCGGCAGCGGCGATACCGGCACCCGAGGCGACCGCAGCACGGCGGCCCCGGAGAACGACAGGACCCGGGAAACCAGAAGCCAGGAGGATGCGCGGGACGCGGTCGCCAGGGGAGAGATCCTGCCGCTCAGCAAGCTGCTCGCCCTGGTCGATCGCGATCTTTACGGCATGGTCATCGCAGTCGAGCTGGTACGATACATGGGCAGCGACGTCTACCGGCTGAGGACGCGCGATGGCACAGGCGTCATCCGCGATCTCGGGATCGATGCGCGCACCGGCAGATTCGTGAATTTCTGA
- the pheT gene encoding phenylalanine--tRNA ligase subunit beta: protein MKFTLSWLKDHLETDASLEDICARLTMIGLEVEDVDDKAAFKPFVIAKVVSAEQHPNADKLKVLKVDTGSGEPVQVVCGAPNARTGLVGAFAAPGTYVPGIDTPLSVGNIRGVESRGMMCSEKELEISDDHTGIIDLPEDAPVGTSYAAYAGLDDPVIEINLTPNRPDCTSVHGIARDLAASGLGTLKTRPAPSFPVEGSTPVKVTLDLGEDRHLCPGFALRLVRGVKNGPSPAWMRQRLAAIGLRPINALVDITNYLTFDQGRPLHVFDAAKVTGSLTVRRATEGEKVLALDTREYTLSPANVVIADEDGIESIGGIMGGEHSGCDEATTEVLIESALWDPMNIAKSGRTLGIITDARYRFERGVDPEYMVPGIERATELVLELCGGTAARLDVVGYEGHAPKVVEFPVSEVKRLTGLEVSPEESVSILQKLGFGVEGSGERFRVTVPSWRPDVDGKADLVEEVMRIHGVDNIVAAALSSHNAVNGKILTTLQIRTRQARRALASRGMLEAVTWSFISEEQATLFGGGRPALKLANPIAADMSDMRPSLLPGLLTAAQRNADKGYGDVAIFEVSGIYEGDTPEAQRRVAGGVRRGTASLNGAGRLWSNAAKGGGKPVDVFDAKADAIAVLEACGVPMANVQLEAGGPAWYHPGRSGTIKLGPKIVLGAFGEFHPKTLDTLDVSGPIAGFEIYVDAMPEPKKKATRTKPALELSPFQAVKRDFAFVVDKAVEAAAIARAASGADRKLVTAVNVFDVFEGASLDEGKKSVAIEVTIQPVERTLTDEDFEALTSRIVANVAKSTGGVLRA, encoded by the coding sequence ATGAAGTTCACGCTTTCCTGGCTGAAGGACCATCTCGAAACCGACGCCTCGCTCGAGGACATCTGCGCCCGCCTGACGATGATCGGGCTGGAGGTCGAGGACGTCGACGACAAGGCGGCCTTCAAGCCCTTCGTCATCGCCAAGGTCGTCTCCGCCGAGCAGCACCCGAATGCCGACAAGCTCAAGGTATTGAAGGTCGATACCGGCTCCGGCGAGCCGGTGCAGGTCGTCTGCGGCGCGCCGAACGCGCGCACCGGCCTCGTCGGCGCCTTTGCCGCCCCCGGCACCTACGTGCCCGGCATCGACACGCCGCTTTCCGTCGGCAATATCCGCGGCGTCGAAAGCCGCGGCATGATGTGCTCGGAAAAGGAGCTGGAGATTTCCGACGACCACACCGGCATCATCGACCTGCCCGAGGATGCGCCGGTCGGCACGAGCTACGCGGCCTATGCGGGCCTCGACGATCCGGTCATCGAGATCAATCTGACGCCGAACCGGCCGGATTGCACCAGCGTTCACGGCATTGCCCGCGATCTCGCCGCCTCCGGCCTTGGAACTCTCAAGACGCGGCCGGCGCCGTCCTTCCCGGTCGAAGGCTCAACGCCGGTCAAGGTAACACTCGATCTTGGCGAAGACAGGCATCTCTGCCCCGGTTTCGCGCTGCGCCTTGTGCGCGGCGTCAAGAACGGCCCGAGCCCGGCTTGGATGCGCCAGCGGCTGGCGGCGATCGGGCTTCGGCCGATCAACGCGCTCGTCGACATCACTAATTACTTGACCTTCGATCAGGGCCGGCCGCTGCACGTTTTCGACGCGGCCAAGGTCACCGGCAGCCTGACGGTCCGCCGCGCCACGGAAGGCGAGAAGGTGCTGGCCCTCGATACGCGCGAATACACGCTGTCGCCGGCCAACGTGGTGATCGCCGACGAGGACGGGATCGAATCGATCGGCGGCATCATGGGCGGCGAGCATTCCGGCTGCGATGAGGCGACCACCGAAGTGCTGATCGAATCGGCGCTCTGGGATCCGATGAACATCGCCAAGAGCGGCCGCACCCTCGGCATCATCACCGATGCGCGCTACCGCTTCGAGCGCGGCGTCGATCCGGAATACATGGTGCCGGGCATCGAACGGGCGACCGAACTGGTGCTGGAGCTCTGCGGCGGCACGGCCGCCAGGCTGGATGTCGTCGGCTATGAGGGCCACGCGCCTAAGGTCGTCGAATTCCCGGTCTCGGAAGTGAAGCGGCTCACCGGCCTCGAGGTCTCTCCCGAGGAGAGCGTGTCGATCCTGCAAAAACTCGGCTTCGGCGTCGAGGGCTCCGGCGAGCGCTTCCGCGTCACCGTGCCCTCCTGGCGGCCGGACGTCGACGGCAAGGCGGACCTCGTCGAGGAAGTGATGCGCATCCATGGCGTCGACAACATCGTCGCCGCGGCCTTGTCGAGCCACAACGCCGTCAACGGCAAGATCCTCACGACGCTGCAGATCCGCACCCGCCAGGCGAGACGTGCGCTTGCAAGCCGCGGCATGCTCGAAGCCGTCACCTGGTCGTTCATCTCGGAAGAGCAGGCGACGCTCTTCGGCGGCGGCCGGCCGGCGCTGAAGCTCGCCAATCCGATCGCCGCCGATATGTCCGACATGCGGCCGTCGCTGCTGCCGGGTCTTCTGACCGCGGCGCAGCGCAATGCCGACAAGGGCTATGGCGACGTGGCAATCTTCGAGGTCTCGGGCATCTATGAGGGCGACACGCCCGAGGCGCAGCGCCGCGTCGCCGGCGGCGTCCGTCGTGGCACCGCGTCGCTCAACGGCGCCGGCCGGCTATGGTCGAATGCCGCCAAGGGCGGCGGCAAGCCGGTCGACGTCTTCGACGCCAAGGCCGATGCGATCGCCGTGCTCGAAGCCTGCGGCGTGCCGATGGCCAATGTCCAGCTCGAGGCCGGCGGCCCGGCCTGGTATCATCCGGGCCGTTCCGGCACGATCAAGCTTGGGCCGAAGATCGTGCTCGGCGCCTTCGGCGAGTTCCACCCGAAGACGCTCGACACGCTCGACGTTTCCGGTCCGATCGCCGGCTTCGAGATCTATGTCGACGCCATGCCGGAGCCGAAGAAGAAGGCGACGCGCACCAAGCCGGCGCTCGAGCTCTCGCCCTTCCAGGCGGTCAAGCGCGACTTCGCCTTCGTCGTCGACAAGGCGGTGGAGGCCGCTGCAATCGCGCGGGCGGCATCCGGCGCCGACCGAAAGCTGGTGACAGCGGTCAACGTCTTCGACGTCTTCGAGGGGGCCTCGCTCGACGAGGGCAAGAAGTCGGTCGCCATCGAGGTGACGATCCAGCCGGTCGAGCGGACGCTCACCGACGAGGATTTCGAGGCGCTGACCTCGCGCATCGTCGCCAACGTCGCCAAGAGCACGGGCGGCGTGCTGCGCGCCTGA
- a CDS encoding response regulator transcription factor: MRILLAEDDPNIAGHVRGKLEAEGYAVDTLAHGPDIWERGEDGGYAAIILDLGLPGLDGLSILKRWRHDGVETPVVVLTARGSWMERVDGFEAGADDYIPKPFRAEELLARLRALLRRAGPRFQITKSAGRFTLDEATRRVTFDGEALELSPLEFRMVAYFIERKGEVLTSLELASHVQGRDDDSAKNAVEAMIARLRRKTESGAIETRRGFGYLLRDDPS; this comes from the coding sequence ATGCGCATACTTCTGGCAGAAGACGATCCCAATATCGCGGGCCATGTCCGCGGCAAGCTCGAGGCCGAAGGCTACGCGGTCGATACGCTGGCGCACGGTCCCGACATCTGGGAGCGCGGTGAAGACGGCGGCTATGCCGCCATCATCCTCGACCTCGGTCTGCCCGGTCTCGACGGATTGTCGATCCTCAAGCGGTGGCGCCACGACGGTGTGGAAACGCCCGTCGTGGTCCTGACCGCCCGCGGATCCTGGATGGAGCGCGTCGACGGCTTCGAGGCCGGCGCCGACGACTATATTCCCAAGCCGTTTCGGGCCGAGGAATTGCTGGCGCGGCTGAGGGCGCTTCTGCGGCGCGCCGGCCCGCGATTCCAGATCACCAAATCGGCGGGCCGGTTTACGCTCGACGAGGCGACCCGCCGGGTGACGTTCGACGGAGAGGCGCTCGAACTCAGCCCGCTCGAATTCCGCATGGTCGCCTACTTCATCGAGCGCAAGGGCGAAGTGCTGACCTCGCTCGAACTGGCAAGCCATGTCCAGGGACGCGACGACGATTCGGCCAAGAACGCGGTCGAGGCGATGATCGCCCGCCTGCGCCGCAAGACCGAAAGCGGCGCCATCGAGACGCGTCGCGGCTTCGGCTATCTGCTGCGTGACGATCCCTCATGA